Proteins from a single region of Harmonia axyridis chromosome 4, icHarAxyr1.1, whole genome shotgun sequence:
- the LOC123678458 gene encoding tRNA-dihydrouridine(47) synthase [NAD(P)(+)]-like, whose amino-acid sequence MGDSGVCRIKPEFLIGEKPRELAIECVSEKDLLKLSVPNNSLDQEVEKLSSKRSAEENEVSFNKKKRKLQGQNKSRGPTYRIEQEKELCNSLVNNKGEDVSCTRKQCNFLHNVVDYLELKGEDLGNTCFNFDTTGKCERGLACRFGSQHIKGNINVVDEVKYTKYLEKGLQTKNILTKELQHSLRKRNYDFSLSEELIKYNDKVTGKLDTSKKEIRTNGTVTDEDIIKIQQREKKTINWKDKLFLSPLTTVGNLPFRRICKEFGVDITCGEMAMCTSLLQGAPQEWALVKRHHTEDIFGVQLCANNPHLLTKCGQLLTKEIDINFIDLNLGCPIDLIYKEGGGCGLLKRQKVLESCVRNLAQIIDIPLTVKTRTGIYKDEKIAHKLAPSFRDWGASLMTIHGRSREQRYTKMADWNYINEVVQAAAPMPVYGNGDILSYDDYKNSLETCPGLAGVMIGRGALIKPWIFSEIKEQKIWDISSSERFDILKRFTNYGLEHWGSDNKGVENTRRFMLEWLSFLYRYVPVGLLECPPQKVNDRPPSYKGRNDLETLMASSSASDWIKLTEMLLGPIPENFHFLPKHKANSYK is encoded by the exons ATGGGAGATTCAGGAGTATGCAGAATAAAACCTGA GTTTTTAATAGGTGAAAAACCTAGAGAATTGGCCATTGAATGTGTGTCAGAAAAAGATTTATTAAaattgagtgttcctaataattCTTTGGACCAAGAAGTTGAAAAATTATCAAGCAAACGATCAGCAGAggaaaatgaagtttctttcaataagaaaaaaaggaagttACAAGGGCAAAATAAATCGAGAGGTCCTACCTATCGAATTGAGCAAGAAAAAGAACTATGTAATTCATTAGTAAATAATAAAGGTGAAGATGTTTCATGCACTAGAAAGCAATGTAACTTTTTACATAATGTGGttgattatttggaattaaagGGTGAAGATTTGG GAAATACCTGTTTCAATTTTGACACCACAGGAAAGTGTGAAAGAGGATTAGCCTGTAGATTTGGTTCCCAACACATTAAGGGAAATATTAATGTTGTAGATGAAGttaaatatacaaaatatttggaaaaaggcctgcaaacaaaaaatatattgacTAAGGAATTGCAGCATTCTctcagaaaaagaaattatgatTTCAGTTTATCTGAAGAACTCATTAAATATAATGATAAGGTTACTGGG aaacttgaCACCAGTAAAAAAGAAATCAGAACAAATGGTACAGTAACAGATGAAGAcatcatcaaaattcaacaaagagaaaaaaaaacaattaactgGAAggataaattatttttaagtcCATTAACTACAGTGGGTAATCTACCTTTTAGAAGAATATGCAAGGAATTTGGTGTTGATATAACCTGTGGGGAAATGGCAATGTGTACTTCATTATTACAAGGAGCCCCACAAGAATGGGCTCTTGTGAAGAGACATCATACTGAAGATATTTTTGGAGTCCAATTATGTGCTAATAATCCTCATTTGTTGACCAAATGTGGTCAACTTTTGACTAAagaaattgatataaattttattgatttaaatttggGGTGTCCTATTGACTTAATTTATAAAGAAGGTGGAGGTTGTGGCCTTCTGAAGAGACAGAAAGTTTTAGAATCATGTGTAAGAAATTTAGCTCAAATAATAGATATTCCTCTCACTGTGAAAACAAGGACAGGGATTTATAAGGATGAAAAAATCGCACATAAGTTG gCACCAAGTTTTAGAGATTGGGGTGCTAGTCTAATGACAATACATGGACGTTCTAGAGAACAAAGGTACACTAAAATGGCAGATTGGAATTATATAAATGAAGTTGTACAAGCGGCTGCACCAATGCCTGTTTATGGAAATGGGGATATTTTAAGTTATGACGATTACAAAAATTCTTTAGAAACATGTCCAGGATTAGCTGGAGTGATGATTGGAAGGGGAGCTTTGATCAAACCTTGGATATTCTCAGAGATTAAAGAACAGAAAATATGGGATATTTCAAGTTCAGAACGGTTTGACATTTTGAAGAGATTCACCAACTATGGGCTAGAACATTGGGGTTCTGACAATAAAGGTGTTGAGAATACCCGAAGATTTATGCTTGAATGGTTATCTTTTTTATATAGATATGTGCCTGTAGGACTACTAGAATGTCCTCCTCAGAAAGTTAATGATCGTCCTCCATCATATAAAGGCAGAAATGATCTTGAAACATTGATGGCTTCAAGTTCAGCATCAGATTGGATAAAACTTACTGAAATGCTGTTGGGACCAATTCctgaaaactttcattttcttCCTAAGCATAAGGCAAATtcttataaatga
- the LOC123678460 gene encoding uncharacterized protein LOC123678460: protein MNKDAMLLYSNNRICSIHFDANLMTNHRLSKNAIPTLNLFRKPRGIVVQTQTEDKMGTEGKRVAHIETQTTKELSHQTPRKRKLRHLIESEENEIKRMKFKTFNLEQSIQEIDPYKTQLSKDKFKKACDIHLPNSFGNIAKIISDLNDKNLKGRRYTKEFKQHALSLYYSGPKIYKRMVAIYNFPSVSTLRRMTENIQKGTGLNDFIFRSLKWRLKGKSKEDRMCALSMDEVSIKANLQYDTKNDEIVGFHNIG, encoded by the exons ATGAACAAAGATGCAATGCTGTTATATTCAAATAACAGAATATGCAGTATCCACTTTGATGCCAACCTAATGACAAATCACCGTTTATCGAAAAATGCAATTCCAACATTGAATCTGTTCCGAAAACCAAGAGGAATAGTTGTTCAAACCCAAACAGAAGATAAAATGGGAACCGAAGGAAAACGAGTTGCACATATAGAAACTCAAACAACCAAAGAATTATCTCACCAAACACCAAGAAAAAGAAAGTTGAGGCATCTAATTGAG TCAgaggaaaatgaaattaaaagaatGAAATTCAAGACATTCAACCTCGAACAGTCTATTCAGGAAATAGATCCCTATAAGACACAACTATCTAAAGACAAATTCAAAAAGGCTTGTGATATTCATCTGCCAAATAGTTTTGGAAATATAGCCAAAATAATCAGTGATCTCAATGATAAAAATCTAAAAGGAAGAAGATATACCAAGGAATTTAAACAGCATGccctttcattatattattccgggcctaaaatttataaaagaatgGTTGCCATATATAATTTTCCATCAGTATCTACATTGAGAAGAATGACAGAGAATATTCAGAAAGGAACTGGTTTAAATGATTTTATATTCAGAAGTCTCAAATGGCGACTAAAAGGTAAAAGCAAAGAAGACAGGATGTGTGCTTTGTCAATGGATGAAGTATCGATCAAAGCAAATTTGCaatatgatacaaaaaatgatgaaattgtgGGTTTCCACAATATTGGTTAG